One Azospirillum brasilense DNA segment encodes these proteins:
- a CDS encoding SDR family NAD(P)-dependent oxidoreductase, with translation MGKLAGKIAVVTGGNSGIGLAAATMFVAEGARVVITGRRREAVEQAAATLGQDAVGLVGDVADLAAHDRLVSVVREKFGAIDIYMANAGVNIIAPSAVVTEADYDAQFATNTRGVFFGVTKALPLMRDGGAIILTGSIASGKALDGHAVYAGSKAALGAFARSWALELRNRRIRVNVLSPGPVDTPILDKLGIQPDDRPSFEQDLARSIPLGRLGCPEELAHAALFLASDDGGFVNGIDLRVDGGMTLL, from the coding sequence ATGGGTAAGCTTGCGGGAAAAATCGCCGTCGTCACCGGCGGTAACAGCGGCATCGGCCTTGCCGCAGCCACGATGTTCGTGGCTGAAGGAGCCAGAGTCGTGATTACCGGCCGCCGTAGGGAGGCTGTGGAACAGGCCGCCGCAACGCTCGGGCAGGACGCGGTCGGGCTGGTCGGCGACGTGGCCGACCTCGCCGCGCATGACCGGCTGGTCTCGGTGGTGCGGGAAAAGTTCGGCGCGATCGACATCTACATGGCCAACGCCGGCGTCAACATCATCGCACCTTCGGCGGTGGTGACGGAAGCGGACTATGATGCCCAGTTCGCCACCAACACACGCGGCGTGTTCTTCGGGGTCACCAAGGCGCTTCCTCTGATGCGCGACGGTGGAGCCATCATCCTGACCGGCTCGATCGCGAGCGGGAAGGCGCTGGACGGGCATGCGGTCTATGCCGGCAGCAAGGCGGCGCTGGGCGCCTTCGCGCGGAGTTGGGCGCTCGAACTCCGCAACCGGCGCATCCGTGTCAATGTGCTGAGCCCCGGTCCCGTGGACACGCCGATTCTGGACAAGCTCGGCATACAGCCGGACGACCGGCCATCCTTCGAGCAGGATCTGGCGCGGTCGATCCCGCTTGGCCGCCTTGGGTGTCCTGAGGAACTGGCGCATGCCGCCCTGTTCCTCGCCAGCGACGACGGCGGCTTCGTGAACGGCATCGACTTGCGCGTCGACGGCGGGATGACGCTGCTTTAG